A window of Cohnella herbarum contains these coding sequences:
- the liaF gene encoding cell wall-active antibiotics response protein LiaF — MRKPSNAILFIAAGIYLALGAVAGYTTVNAVILLLIGIERYRTDRAHISIVVIVISTLVLIITQFALLVVVVLISLGIYYFRAKPPTFGAYVSKHRLFLNMRLDEQSWVLQSMSYWHAIGEVRMDMSQAVPEEKETTIVLQGLVGDLDILVPDDYGIEVEASVLIGQVSFKQIKEGGMFHRLSWKSPNYDDCEMRLKLQLFYLVGDIKLRTV, encoded by the coding sequence ATGAGGAAACCCAGTAATGCGATTTTGTTCATAGCAGCCGGAATTTACCTCGCGCTTGGTGCCGTGGCGGGTTACACGACGGTCAATGCGGTCATTCTATTATTGATCGGGATAGAACGTTATCGAACGGATCGCGCCCACATATCGATTGTCGTAATTGTCATCAGTACGTTGGTGCTTATTATTACCCAGTTCGCATTGCTGGTCGTCGTGGTTCTGATCTCTTTGGGGATTTATTATTTCAGAGCCAAACCGCCGACTTTCGGCGCTTATGTCAGCAAACACAGATTGTTCTTGAACATGAGATTAGACGAGCAGTCGTGGGTGCTTCAATCGATGAGCTACTGGCATGCGATCGGGGAAGTACGGATGGATATGTCGCAAGCCGTTCCCGAAGAAAAGGAAACGACGATCGTACTTCAGGGGTTGGTAGGGGATTTGGACATCTTGGTGCCGGACGACTACGGTATAGAGGTCGAGGCATCGGTACTGATCGGCCAAGTCTCGTTCAAGCAGATCAAAGAAGGCGGGATGTTCCATCGTTTATCTTGGAAATCCCCGAACTACGACGACTGCGAGATGAGGTTGAAACTTCAATTGTTCTATCTCGTAGGAGATATCAAATTGCGTACGGTATAA
- a CDS encoding PspC domain-containing protein, with translation MKKLYRSTRDRKLFGVCGGLADYLGVDATLLRILLIIVAVFSAGSVIVVYIIAGFVIPREPHYGGGYGANPFDQGWRGGQEPPQSQYQYGNQGWNPNPNSYPGAGSAAGTGYPPTGGSRPGPSVNTPPSSARPSQGIDAMMEDIEKKSMQREIEELKARISKFEKQSKGE, from the coding sequence ATGAAGAAATTATATCGTTCTACTCGGGACCGCAAATTATTCGGAGTATGCGGCGGGTTGGCGGATTACTTAGGCGTCGATGCAACATTGCTTAGAATTCTGCTGATCATCGTTGCGGTCTTCTCCGCGGGTTCCGTGATCGTCGTATACATTATCGCCGGATTCGTCATACCGAGAGAGCCTCATTACGGCGGAGGCTACGGGGCCAATCCATTCGATCAAGGTTGGAGAGGCGGCCAAGAGCCACCTCAGTCCCAATATCAATACGGCAATCAGGGTTGGAATCCGAACCCTAACTCCTATCCGGGAGCAGGATCCGCTGCCGGAACGGGTTATCCGCCTACCGGTGGATCCCGTCCGGGACCTTCCGTGAATACGCCGCCGAGTTCCGCCCGTCCATCGCAAGGAATCGACGCGATGATGGAAGATATAGAGAAGAAGTCGATGCAAAGAGAAATCGAAGAACTGAAAGCTAGAATTTCAAAATTTGAGAAGCAATCGAAAGGAGAATAA
- a CDS encoding PspA/IM30 family protein translates to MSVMKRVRDMTVASLNDRLEKSEDPVRVIDQFLWSTHQEITQSEGLHRQYAAHTDNLHRQWKDAEQWMVKREQQALTALKAGEENVAKIALQDKVIHEERSERYRQLYEQSKSELTDLEQLLQELRNEYRAVYDRRQFYVARMESLRLQQRLNARYSPGNADTSQMFRKIDDRLTDIELETRSLRDLRRMGQETLLQAGEVVKSTIERELEQLKRKLQQGG, encoded by the coding sequence ATGAGCGTAATGAAGAGAGTTCGGGATATGACGGTGGCCTCGCTGAACGATCGTCTTGAGAAGTCGGAGGACCCGGTACGCGTTATCGATCAGTTCCTCTGGTCGACGCATCAAGAAATCACGCAAAGCGAAGGGCTCCACCGCCAATATGCAGCTCATACCGACAATCTGCATCGGCAATGGAAAGATGCGGAGCAGTGGATGGTGAAGAGAGAGCAGCAAGCTTTAACGGCTCTGAAGGCCGGGGAAGAAAACGTTGCTAAGATCGCTCTTCAGGACAAGGTCATCCACGAGGAACGGTCGGAACGATATCGGCAATTGTACGAGCAAAGCAAGAGCGAATTAACCGATTTGGAGCAACTGCTTCAGGAGCTTCGCAACGAATACCGCGCGGTGTACGACCGTCGCCAGTTCTACGTCGCCCGCATGGAATCGCTTCGCCTGCAACAAAGATTGAACGCACGCTACTCTCCGGGAAATGCGGATACCTCCCAGATGTTCCGCAAGATCGACGACAGGCTGACGGATATCGAATTGGAAACCCGCAGCTTGCGAGATCTTCGTCGGATGGGACAAGAAACGCTGCTCCAGGCGGGAGAAGTCGTGAAGAGTACGATCGAGAGAGAGCTAGAGCAGTTAAAGCGCAAGCTGCAACAAGGAGGTTAA
- a CDS encoding sensor histidine kinase, with the protein MESRKVTNMVWRHMGEAVLYSLGVGALVIFLLIRYGLAGEFLSWGTVVSYSLTAIGVLTVTGAAYGFWRSYPIRHRLEMLRETMLMLEKGSSNPPVPDLGKDEIGRLGEQLGKLGRKWEEQVTSLQRLSTHNAELASQARISAVIEERQRLARELHDAVSQQLFAISMTATAVGRTMDHDFERARRQVELIEEMASAAQSEMRALLLHLRPVHLEGKRLAQAIPELVEEMKAKVPVDIAIDMEEDLPLNKGVENHLFRIVQEALSNTLRHAKATKMDIVLQRRGDTVRLGIRDNGIGFDTQVKKQASYGMTNMEERVHELGGSLNVASAPGKGTRIEIRVPLMAEGG; encoded by the coding sequence ATGGAGTCCCGGAAAGTCACCAATATGGTTTGGCGTCACATGGGCGAAGCGGTGCTGTACTCCCTTGGCGTTGGCGCACTAGTCATTTTTTTATTGATCAGATATGGATTGGCGGGCGAATTCCTATCTTGGGGAACAGTCGTTTCCTACTCGTTGACCGCGATCGGCGTATTGACCGTAACCGGAGCGGCTTACGGCTTCTGGAGAAGCTATCCGATCCGGCACAGGTTGGAGATGTTACGGGAAACGATGCTGATGTTGGAAAAAGGGAGTTCGAATCCGCCGGTGCCCGACTTGGGCAAAGACGAAATCGGACGCCTCGGCGAACAATTAGGAAAGCTTGGCCGCAAGTGGGAAGAGCAGGTTACGTCGTTGCAACGCTTGTCCACCCATAACGCCGAGCTTGCTTCCCAAGCCCGGATCAGCGCCGTTATCGAGGAGCGTCAACGCCTCGCTCGGGAGCTGCACGATGCGGTCAGCCAACAGCTGTTCGCTATTTCCATGACGGCAACGGCGGTAGGGCGAACGATGGATCATGATTTCGAGCGCGCGCGCCGCCAAGTGGAGCTTATAGAAGAGATGGCATCCGCGGCGCAGTCCGAGATGAGAGCGCTATTGCTGCATTTGCGGCCGGTTCATCTGGAAGGCAAGAGACTGGCACAGGCGATCCCGGAATTGGTCGAAGAAATGAAGGCCAAAGTTCCCGTCGACATCGCTATCGATATGGAAGAGGATTTGCCTCTGAATAAAGGCGTGGAAAATCATTTATTCCGTATCGTGCAAGAGGCGCTGTCTAACACGCTTCGCCACGCTAAAGCTACGAAAATGGATATCGTGCTTCAACGCCGCGGAGATACGGTGCGGTTAGGCATTAGAGATAATGGAATCGGCTTTGATACGCAAGTGAAGAAACAAGCTTCCTACGGAATGACGAACATGGAAGAGCGCGTGCACGAGTTGGGCGGTTCGCTTAACGTGGCGAGCGCGCCCGGCAAAGGAACGAGAATCGAAATCAGAGTGCCGTTGATGGCGGAAGGCGGATAA
- a CDS encoding PspA/IM30 family protein yields the protein MGVFQRMKDLTKASVHDLLDKLEDPIVMLNQYLRDMEIEIHDAEVTVAKQMASERRMKQRLDELVRLGVDREGQAEHSLRNGNEGLARKLLEEKVQFDQQAADLVGLHGQASAQVNDLTAQLHEMKEEYYKLRNKRNELAARSQMAKARKQMAQISSLHTIESGTASRGFHRMEEKILQMEAEADVVRLPGSSLGGLPSRIDPEKEYRVDQELEALRNRVQPNLTKE from the coding sequence ATGGGTGTATTCCAAAGAATGAAAGACCTGACAAAGGCGTCTGTACATGATCTGCTTGATAAATTAGAGGATCCGATCGTCATGCTTAATCAATATCTCCGCGATATGGAGATCGAAATCCACGATGCGGAAGTAACCGTAGCGAAACAAATGGCGTCCGAACGCCGGATGAAACAGCGCTTGGATGAGTTGGTACGGCTTGGCGTAGACCGCGAAGGTCAAGCGGAGCATTCCTTACGCAACGGTAATGAAGGTCTCGCTCGCAAATTGCTCGAAGAGAAGGTTCAATTCGACCAGCAAGCTGCCGACTTGGTAGGGTTACATGGTCAAGCCAGCGCGCAAGTAAACGACCTGACGGCACAGCTTCATGAGATGAAAGAAGAGTACTACAAGCTTCGCAACAAGCGCAACGAACTGGCTGCCCGCTCCCAAATGGCGAAAGCGCGCAAGCAAATGGCTCAGATCAGCTCGCTGCACACGATCGAGAGCGGCACGGCTTCCCGCGGATTCCATCGCATGGAAGAGAAGATTCTTCAAATGGAAGCGGAAGCGGACGTCGTTCGGTTACCGGGATCCTCGCTCGGCGGATTGCCGTCGCGTATCGATCCGGAAAAAGAATACCGCGTCGATCAAGAATTAGAAGCTCTGAGAAATCGGGTTCAACCGAATCTGACCAAAGAGTAA
- a CDS encoding response regulator transcription factor has protein sequence MAEQSMVRVLLVDDHEMVRIGLAAVLGTEEGIEVVGEAGNGLDGLRLAREYSPDVVLMDLVMDGMDGIETTRRLMEEMPECRVIVLTSFLDDEKMYPVIEAGAFSYLLKTSRASEIADAIRAAARGQSVLESQVASKMMNRFRRPPQVAAQPHEDLTDREMEVLKLIALGKSNQEIADDLFIGIKTVKYHLTNLFGKLSVEDRTQAAIYAHRNGLAD, from the coding sequence ATGGCGGAGCAATCCATGGTTCGTGTGTTGTTGGTAGATGACCATGAAATGGTCAGGATCGGTTTGGCTGCAGTTCTCGGAACGGAGGAAGGCATCGAGGTCGTAGGCGAAGCCGGTAACGGTCTGGATGGTCTCCGGTTAGCTCGCGAATATTCCCCTGACGTCGTTCTGATGGATCTCGTGATGGACGGTATGGATGGGATTGAAACGACCCGGCGCCTCATGGAAGAAATGCCGGAATGCCGGGTAATCGTATTGACCAGTTTCTTGGACGACGAGAAAATGTATCCGGTTATCGAAGCGGGAGCTTTCAGTTACCTGTTGAAAACGTCCCGGGCTTCCGAAATCGCGGACGCGATTCGCGCGGCCGCGCGGGGCCAATCCGTTCTCGAGTCCCAAGTGGCTTCGAAGATGATGAACCGCTTCCGCCGTCCTCCACAGGTCGCAGCTCAGCCGCATGAGGATTTAACCGATCGGGAAATGGAAGTGCTTAAGCTGATCGCTTTGGGGAAATCCAATCAGGAAATCGCCGACGATCTGTTCATCGGGATCAAAACGGTTAAATATCATCTCACCAACTTATTCGGCAAGCTGAGCGTGGAGGATCGGACGCAAGCAGCGATTTATGCGCACCGAAACGGTCTCGCGGATTAG